The genomic segment AAACCCTCCCTATCTACTAAATCCTCAAATGAACATCCTTAAATATGGTGGATGAACACTCAAACCCAGTTGACGGACATAAGACGGATGTCTACAAAGTCTCATGTATGGCCTTCGATGACCAAATTTGCATCAGGTGTACCCTAATGGACCGTTATATATTTACAGATGGGATGCTTAAAAGTTAAACACTGGTTCGTGTGTTTCAACCTCAGTCCTGCAGTTTGTAATGCAGAATTTGAATGGATTTGTTATCCAAGCAAAAGTGTCAAACCAATCTGAATCCGATGACCTTATGTTAAAGTCTTTAGCCAATCATGTAGTCTGATCTTGAGAATGTGAACTGCGGATGTCAACAGCGCGTTCTGCGCTTTTCGTTTTATCTCTGGCTGACATGTTGCTAACACTAGCAACTGTGATAATATCAAGCTAATGATCCATCAAGAAGTTCAAGCTCTGCTGGTTGTATTTAAAGTCTAATTTAGTGTCTTTCATTTACACCAGTGTCTTTTTTAGTGAAAGAGGAACCATGGCTGAACACATGATGATGCCCATGAACCACTTCAGGATGGGCATGAATGGACCTCCGCAGCACAATGGCCAGCCAGGCCTGCGCAGCCTGCCCAACGGCCAGGTGATGCACTATGGCAGGAACCCTCAGAGCAACATGGAGACTGCTATGAGGCAGAGGCAGGGCATGGTAGGACCCGGAGGGATGGGTGGGCCAGTGAATGGAGCTCCCATggccaaccaccaccaccagatGATGTCCGGGAACATGATGTACAATGGTCAAGGCccaaatcagcagcagcagcaccatcacATGcacccccagcagcagcagcagcaacagggtGGCCATCCACAGCAGTACATCCCTGGTAACCTCACCTCCCAGCAGCTTATGGCCAGCATGCACCTCCAAAAACTCAACACTCAGTATCACGGACATCCACTAGGCTCAGCCAATGGACATCACATGCCCAACAGTGCTCAGTACCGGATGGGTCCAGCCCAGCTATCAGGCATGCAGCACATCGGTGGTCCGTTGGGGCCGAACGGCATGGACATGGATCTGATTGACGAGGAGGTTCTGACTTCTCTGGTGCTGGAGTTTGGCTTGGATCGTATTCAGGAGCTACCAGAGCTCTTCCTTGGACAAAACGAGTTTGACTTCTTATCAGACTTTGTGTGCAAACAGCAGCCGAGCACAGTGAGCTGTTGAACGAAAGCGGTGCGGGAAgctgatttggtttttgtttggaCTGGACGCCCCAAAGAAAGACTGAGTGGCTGCAGCGGCACATCGAGAGGAGACAATCTCTCTTTTAAGTTTGggtgtatctgtgtctgtgtaaatgacAGTGTCTAGTACACCTTGACACTGATCTGCCTGCGAGTTGAAGAAGAACTGTaatgagagaaaatacagaaaaagcaCCAGGTTTCTCTTCTTTGAACTGGCGCCAATAAGATCTGTTGTATTTTGGCCAAATTGAGGCATCCTGATGCAGCGGGCTCTGTCTATACCCATCTGGCCTCAGCACATGTGCCCATGGTGCCAAGGCTTTGGGATAATGGTAAACTAACATAAAAGGGGAGGGGAACAACCTGCAAAGGCTGCCCATCTGGATTGCGAGATTCTGTGGcaagtgtattttatttctgaagagACCTTCAACCAGTAGCAGATGTTTCACAGATTTATAAAAGTTTGTCCTCTGAATTTGTTTATACAACAATGAAGGGATTTAGAGTgaagaatgattttttttttctgtgtgcatatTGAAGGCTGGCTCTTCAAAACTGAgttcctacaaaaaaaaataaataaataaaataaaaaaaattaaataaaattaatgtaaaaaagacacatttcctTGAGGAGCAGGAGAATTATAGAGACTGAGTGACCGATGAGGTTTGGGTTAGATTTTGGGTTAAATGACTGATGAGTCCAACTTTCGGTGTCAGATCTGCTGTCATTCGATGTCTCACATCTGTTCCTTGCTATTTAACTGTGGTTTAATCATTGTAAAAAATAGCAATGCTGCTGAATTCAAGCTTTCATTTGTAGAAAATGCCAAGGCAAATTCTGTCTCTTCGGTGACTAATTTGTGAAGGGCGGGGAGGGGAGAAGCTTTTTAGCGAATGagaaacaacataaactgtGGCCTGTTATAGAGGTTtaacaaaagccaaacaaaaaaagaagcagctatATGGGGCTgctgaaaacagaataaaaaaaaacaaacaaaaaaaaaaaaaaaaacagagcaaaagaagataaaaagtGCTTGATTGCGGAATttgcatttgtgtcttttttgtgtgtggtcaGTGCAGTGAGGCATTTAGGACCCATCGAATGGCGTCCTCCTCCCTAAACCGTTGCCGTGGTGCGCTGAAGCTGATTGGAGCgagcacagggagagagaaagagagagagaggggggagagacaaTGTGTGGACACAGCACTCCTCGGCAGCACTTAgtttaatcattatttaaagCTGCCGCTACCTGTGGCATTGATTTCATTAGGCAGGAAGAGCGAGCAAGGAGCACAAAGCGTGCAaagttgttgtgttttgccaTAGATTAGCttactctgctgcttttctaCTGATTAGACTTAAATTACATGCTCTCACACGCTTGTCTTAATTGAGGTCGACTTGCATATTCTCCAATGACTCAATAATTATAAAACATGTTCTGTAgcgctttttttcccccccacgCAATTGGTAATgagttttgggtttgtttgttttttttttgttttgctcaagGTTGCTGCTTTTCCGCTGTAGGCTGAGGGAGAACCCGCACTGGCATTGCTATTTGTGGAGCTGTCAGAGGGGTCAGGACTGTGCTGGTGGACTGTGTAAATCTGTTCCGATACAACTTGTGCTGCAGTCCCCATCCCTCTGGAGATCTGCCATCTCCTGGCTCTCGAGTCAAACAATGGGCATTGAAAACGCTGTTGTAAAAGGTGGTAGTGTGTCAGCCCCTGTTTTACACTCTGCCTGGCAAACGGCAGCCAGACAAACACCCGCAACCTCACAGCAAAATTGGAAACACTTCTGGCCTCTGATTAACTGCTATATCAATATGCGCAGCCTTCTTGTGAATTGTATCTTTGTACTGTAGACTAGAAGTGAAGTTGATCTAGACACATTTAAGGTACTttcagaaaaagataaaaaaaaaccaaaacattgtcagatgtaaatgtaaatcagTGGCTGGTTGATTTTGACGTGTTGACAAGAGATTATATCcgacaattttttttatttatttatttttttatctttttacagACCAAGTTGTGTAGATACAATATACCAATGTTTCTGAGTGCAGGGGACCTGATGCTTTAAGACCAAGTAGACTGCATGTTAAAGCAAGTGTGAGGGATGCCACCGCTTTCCCACAAAGCAGCTGAGAATGTACAGTACAATGCTTTGTGGGAACTCATCTTATGATGATAGATAACCATGTGAGATTGTACTCCTTGTTCCAAATTAGACATCATTTATTTGAGTAATCCCCTTCCCACGCCCACCCTTACCCATCTCCCCAAAGCTTTTGTAATGTTATTGATTCTAttttaagaaaatgtatttattttcaaataaaatatttatttaaagaaagttGCCTCTTGGATGTCACTCCACCATCTAAAGCACGACATGGCATGCAATTCAATGAATGGACATTAAGTTTTTGATATAACCAGCTGGACCTGATCCATTGGATGTTGTTCTGTTCTTATTTAAGACAAAGTGATCAGGGAACGCAAAAGGAAAGTAGAAATCACAAAGCAACGCATCCTACAAACACACCCTAGTCAGTTGACACTAAACTGCATCTAGAATGCGTTACCATTATATAATTGGAAAATTAATCTTCTCGGATCTAGTCATTTCAAAATGGACAAAACCACAGTTAACATGAATGTTTTGTAAACAGCAAAGAAGTGTAATAAATAGTGGCggcattcttcttctttgcaaGCACAAGGAGAATGTGCAAACtcacaggaaggccccaggcctgggaaccgaacccatgatcttcttgttgtggggcaacagtgctcaGCACTATGCTGCCTCACTGCCCGTGCATTAgcatctattaaaaaaaaaaaaaaaaactctttcacTTAGCCCACAGGCACTGACTGATGCAATCAGGCAGATAAAGAtgaaggtagacctccatgtgttctttgattataaatgaaGTCTAGGTTTATATTAAtgcagtgaaagtatcaaaggtcaGTCCACAGAGATTTGCTCACAGTGCAACTGAGCCTTAGAACttgctgtcaggacttctgggagTTTGTGATGTCGCAACAAAGCCGTCAAAGCTCAACCAGTTTGGACCAACAATTCAGTCTCCAAAGATTTGCTTCCCCTGAGAGTGTGCCTGAATTTTGCTATATTTATATTGGATCACTCAGAAAATGGAAGATAGGCTTTTCTGATTGGCTTACTGGCCTGCTGTTcctagagctccagagagaagcctaAAAGAGGAGATGTAAAAACTACACTGAGGTGGTTTTATGGTTCTTAAAATTTTGTCCCTAAGCTGTTTTTAATGGATTAGGGAAAATTAAAAGAACCAGCAACCTGTGAACATGTGAAAGAGCCAACCAGCAACAGAAAAGACAGTACTAGTATATAATTGTGGAAAATAGTGGTCAGATCAGTCACAGCTTTCAGAGGCTCATTCAGAGGCATTAGCACTTCACAGTCCACACATTTCAGCACAGCAATTTTCTCTACTAAAGTAGAGAAAATATCATAATATCATCACGATGAATactctttttaaattaaactggaGATGTAAAGCACAAtggttgttttttctcttaTGTGCCTGCTCATGATAATCTGGAGACCTGTTAAGGGTGAGCCCCATGTGGTC from the Echeneis naucrates chromosome 11, fEcheNa1.1, whole genome shotgun sequence genome contains:
- the cited4a gene encoding cbp/p300-interacting transactivator 4a — its product is MAEHMMMPMNHFRMGMNGPPQHNGQPGLRSLPNGQVMHYGRNPQSNMETAMRQRQGMVGPGGMGGPVNGAPMANHHHQMMSGNMMYNGQGPNQQQQHHHMHPQQQQQQQGGHPQQYIPGNLTSQQLMASMHLQKLNTQYHGHPLGSANGHHMPNSAQYRMGPAQLSGMQHIGGPLGPNGMDMDLIDEEVLTSLVLEFGLDRIQELPELFLGQNEFDFLSDFVCKQQPSTVSC